The DNA region GCTTCACCGCCAGCGCCAAGTCACGCAAACTGGCGATGAACAGGTCGAGCGAGGCCTTCGATTCCGATTCCGTCGGCTCGATCAGCATCGCTCCATGCACCACGAGCGGGAAATACACCGTCATCGGGTGATAGCCCTCATCGATCATCGCCTTGGCGAAATCGAGCGTGGTTACGCCCGTATCCTTGAGCCAGGCGTCGTCGAACAGGGCCTCATGCATGCAGGGCTTGTTTCCGTATGGCAGCGACATCAGATCGGCAAGGCAGGCACGCACGTAATTGGCGTTGAGCACCGCATCCTCGGAGGCCTGGCGCACCCCGTCGATGCCATGCGACAGCATATAGGAGAGGGCGCGCACGAACATGCCCATCTGGCCCTGGAAGGCGCAGAGCCGCCCGAAGGGGGCCTCCGCGCCGGTCGCCTCCTCGGCATGCTCGACGAGCGCAAACCCCTCCCCGTCGCGCCGCAGGAAGGGCACGGGCGCGAAGCGTGCCAGACGATGCGACAGCACCACCGGCCCCGAGCCCGGGCCGCCGCCGCCATGCGGCGTCGAGAAGGTCTTGTGCAGGTTGATATGCATGGCATCGCAACCGAGATCGCCCGGCCGCGCCTTGCCGGCGATGGCGTTGAAATTCGCCCCGTCGGCATAGAAGTAGGCGCCGGCCGCATGCACGGCTTCGGCGATCTCGACGACGTCGCGCTCGAACAGCCCGCAGGTGTTCGGGTTGGTGAGCATGAGGGCCGCGACCTCGGGCGAGAGCAGGCTCTTCACCATGGCGGGATCGACCGTGCCGTCGGCACGGGCCGGCACCGCCTTGACGGTGAAGCCGATGAGGGCTGCGGTCGCCGGGTTCGTGCCATGCGCCGATTCCGGCACCAGCACGATCTTGCGGTTCTCGCCTCTCGCAGCGATCGCGGCCTTGATCGCCATCATGCCGCAGAGCTCGCCATGGGCGCCGGCCTTGGGCGACAGCGCCACCGCTTCCATGCCGGTGAGCTCGATGAGCCAGCGCGACAGATCGCCCATCAGCTCGAGCGCGCCGGGCACTGTCGAGAGCGGCTGCAGCGGATGGATGTCGCCAAACCCCGGCAGCCTCGCCATGCGCTCATTGAGGCGCGGATTGTGCTTCATGGTGCAGGAGCCGAGCGGGAAGAGGCCGGTGTCGATGCCGTAATTCTTCTGCGACAGGCGCACATAATGGCGCATCGCCTCGGGCTCGGTGAGGCCGGGCAAGGACAATCCATCCTTGCGCTCCAGCCCGCCGAGGCGCGTCGCAAAGGGGGCAGGCTCGTCGAGATCGACGCCCGTCGTCTCGGCGCGGCCGATCTCGAAGATCA from Rhizobiales bacterium GAS188 includes:
- a CDS encoding glycine dehydrogenase subunit 2 is translated as MLNRQGRPTSSRAAGVNESHPTFTGNRALMQEEALIFEIGRAETTGVDLDEPAPFATRLGGLERKDGLSLPGLTEPEAMRHYVRLSQKNYGIDTGLFPLGSCTMKHNPRLNERMARLPGFGDIHPLQPLSTVPGALELMGDLSRWLIELTGMEAVALSPKAGAHGELCGMMAIKAAIAARGENRKIVLVPESAHGTNPATAALIGFTVKAVPARADGTVDPAMVKSLLSPEVAALMLTNPNTCGLFERDVVEIAEAVHAAGAYFYADGANFNAIAGKARPGDLGCDAMHINLHKTFSTPHGGGGPGSGPVVLSHRLARFAPVPFLRRDGEGFALVEHAEEATGAEAPFGRLCAFQGQMGMFVRALSYMLSHGIDGVRQASEDAVLNANYVRACLADLMSLPYGNKPCMHEALFDDAWLKDTGVTTLDFAKAMIDEGYHPMTVYFPLVVHGAMLIEPTESESKASLDLFIASLRDLALAVKRGDTERFTGAPYHAPRRRLDETRAARQPVLRWTKPQPVAEAAE